In Leptospiraceae bacterium, one DNA window encodes the following:
- the rplV gene encoding 50S ribosomal protein L22, whose protein sequence is MEAKAVARFVRISARKARLVADEVRGFDYLEAVDILKFTNKKAADLVLNVMNSAKANAIHADKKLNEASLYVKKIYVDEGPIMKRFRARARGRAARIRKKLSHITVVLSD, encoded by the coding sequence ATGGAAGCCAAGGCAGTCGCTCGTTTTGTAAGAATATCAGCAAGAAAAGCAAGGCTTGTAGCCGATGAGGTGAGGGGATTTGATTATCTTGAGGCCGTTGATATATTAAAATTTACAAATAAAAAGGCAGCGGACTTAGTTTTAAATGTAATGAATTCTGCAAAGGCAAATGCTATACACGCAGACAAGAAATTAAACGAAGCAAGCCTGTATGTAAAAAAAATATATGTTGATGAAGGGCCTATTATGAAAAGATTTCGTGCAAGAGCAAGGGGTCGAGCTGCAAGAATCAGAAAGAAATTAAGTCATATAACTGTAGTTTTATCGGATTAG
- the rpsS gene encoding 30S ribosomal protein S19: MSRSLKKGPFIDDHLMQKITKMNADNVKKPFKTWSRRSTIFPDMVGHTVMIHNGNKFIPVYINDNMVGHKLGEFSPTRTYRGHSNQDKKVKK, encoded by the coding sequence ATGTCTAGAAGCTTAAAAAAAGGGCCATTTATCGACGATCATCTGATGCAAAAAATCACAAAGATGAACGCAGATAATGTAAAAAAACCATTTAAAACATGGTCAAGAAGAAGTACGATTTTTCCTGACATGGTAGGACATACTGTAATGATTCATAATGGGAATAAATTTATTCCTGTATATATTAATGATAATATGGTTGGTCACAAATTAGGAGAATTTTCACCTACAAGAACCTATAGAGGGCATAGCAATCAAGATAAGAAGGTTAAGAAATAA
- the rpsC gene encoding 30S ribosomal protein S3, protein MGQKVNPNGLRLGITRTWDSIWFSKESYTKNLHEDIKIRKFLINRIKQAALVKIIIERFPEKINVNIHTAKPGVVIGQKGANIDSIKNEIKKLSDKPIHLNIVEVKKPETVAQAVAETIAQQIEQRMPFRRVMKAELRRAMRGGVEGIKISISGRLNGADMARTEKYMDGRIPLHTLRAKIDLGFKEALTTFGQIGVKVWTYSGDFIGNKEEEVEDKYTVKRRTN, encoded by the coding sequence ATGGGACAAAAAGTAAATCCAAACGGTTTAAGATTAGGAATAACAAGAACTTGGGATTCTATATGGTTTTCTAAGGAAAGTTATACTAAGAATCTCCACGAAGATATAAAAATCCGAAAATTTTTAATCAATAGAATTAAGCAAGCTGCGCTTGTAAAGATTATCATCGAAAGGTTTCCTGAAAAAATTAATGTAAATATTCATACAGCTAAACCCGGTGTAGTGATTGGACAAAAGGGCGCAAATATTGATAGCATAAAAAATGAGATCAAAAAACTTTCTGATAAGCCAATCCACCTAAATATAGTAGAGGTAAAAAAACCGGAAACTGTAGCTCAAGCAGTAGCAGAAACAATAGCTCAACAAATTGAACAACGTATGCCTTTTAGAAGAGTAATGAAAGCAGAACTTCGTAGAGCCATGCGAGGTGGAGTAGAAGGAATCAAGATTTCAATTTCCGGACGACTTAATGGTGCGGATATGGCTCGAACAGAAAAATATATGGATGGAAGAATTCCACTTCATACATTGAGAGCGAAAATTGATTTAGGGTTTAAAGAAGCTCTAACTACATTTGGTCAAATCGGAGTCAAGGTTTGGACTTATAGTGGTGATTTCATAGGTAACAAAGAAGAAGAAGTTGAAGATAAATATACAGTAAAAAGAAGAACAAATTGA